A window from Herbaspirillum sp. meg3 encodes these proteins:
- a CDS encoding CoA transferase, giving the protein MSTLAAVSEASARGFLREIWLAAKGERHHLEQVQLTGSGSLPSIFAVTDLAVGAMGAAGLAVAELLHAAGNDLAEVHADRRLASFWFGISLRPQGWEAPALWDAVAGDYQAADGWIRLHTNAPHHRAAALTVLDATVDRAAVTAAVAGWSAEELEIAVVAQGGCAAVMRTTDQWRVHPQGMAVSSEPLLHIVDGPAAAKPDWAIGRQRPLQGIRVLDLTRVLAGPTATRFMAGFGADVLRIDPASWDEPGVIPDMVPGKRCARLDLRTSLGQEIFTQLLAQADVLVHGYRSDALAGMGFDAENRRRINPALVDVSLDAYGWSGPWKTRRGFDSLVQMSSGIAEAGMRQLGRDKPTPLPVQALDHATGYLMATAAIRGLTQRLKTGKGAEVHTSLARMAQLLVTGSGQQVDEILVPENKDDLAPAIEQTFWGPAQRLRGAVEVGSTSMSWDRPAAPLGSAQPEW; this is encoded by the coding sequence ATGTCCACTCTGGCTGCTGTTTCAGAAGCAAGCGCACGCGGCTTTCTGCGTGAAATCTGGCTGGCCGCCAAGGGCGAGCGCCATCATCTCGAACAAGTACAACTGACCGGAAGCGGTAGCTTGCCGTCAATCTTTGCGGTGACTGACCTGGCGGTCGGTGCAATGGGTGCCGCAGGTCTCGCCGTTGCCGAATTACTTCATGCAGCCGGTAACGATCTCGCCGAAGTTCATGCCGACCGCCGGCTGGCCTCATTCTGGTTCGGGATTTCTTTACGGCCGCAGGGTTGGGAGGCGCCGGCCTTGTGGGACGCAGTTGCTGGCGACTATCAGGCAGCGGACGGTTGGATACGTCTGCACACCAACGCGCCGCATCATCGGGCGGCGGCATTGACCGTGCTGGATGCAACAGTGGATCGTGCTGCGGTCACAGCGGCAGTGGCCGGCTGGTCGGCGGAGGAGCTGGAAATCGCGGTGGTCGCTCAAGGTGGTTGCGCGGCGGTCATGCGCACGACGGATCAGTGGCGCGTTCATCCGCAAGGCATGGCAGTCAGCAGCGAACCCTTGTTGCACATCGTTGACGGGCCGGCGGCGGCCAAACCTGACTGGGCCATCGGCAGACAACGTCCTTTGCAAGGCATTCGCGTGCTGGATCTGACGCGCGTGCTGGCAGGGCCGACGGCAACGCGTTTCATGGCCGGGTTCGGTGCCGACGTGCTACGCATCGATCCGGCAAGCTGGGACGAACCCGGCGTGATCCCGGACATGGTGCCGGGCAAGCGCTGTGCGCGGTTGGATTTGCGTACGTCGCTAGGGCAGGAAATCTTTACGCAGTTGCTGGCGCAGGCTGATGTGCTGGTGCATGGCTATCGCTCGGACGCATTGGCGGGCATGGGTTTCGATGCAGAAAATCGTCGCCGCATCAATCCTGCGCTGGTTGATGTCAGTCTCGATGCTTACGGTTGGAGCGGCCCGTGGAAGACGCGCCGCGGTTTCGACAGCCTGGTGCAAATGAGCAGCGGCATCGCCGAAGCAGGGATGCGTCAACTCGGGCGTGATAAGCCGACACCGCTGCCGGTGCAGGCGCTCGATCATGCTACCGGCTATCTCATGGCGACGGCAGCCATCCGTGGATTGACGCAAAGGCTGAAGACTGGGAAGGGCGCTGAGGTGCATACTTCGCTGGCACGCATGGCGCAATTGCTGGTGACCGGATCGGGACAGCAGGTCGATGAAATCCTGGTGCCGGAAAACAAGGATGATCTGGCGCCGGCGATTGAACAGACATTCTGGGGGCCGGCACAACGCCTGCGTGGTGCAGTCGAGGTTGGCAGTACAAGCATGTCATGGGATCGGCCGGCTGCGCCCTTGGGTTCGGCGCAACCGGAGTGGTAG
- a CDS encoding citrate synthase gives MPAYLSSAEAAAALGVSRQTLYAYVSRGLLTAQSDNKVRESRYLAEEVKRLATQRTRGRKPKEVAKATLSWGLPVLESAITLIEDGRLYYRGHDAVTLAATKSVEDVAALLWNCSTPQAFASNDVPVHAATAGMLKHFNERRAEDSLLPLFTIASDDTATAVWQTSPERVAEGCGVLLRLLAASLLGTRPSAAPIHEQCAKAWKLDEQGTALIRMALILCADHELNASSFTARCVASTGTSLRASVIAGLAALTGGKHGGTTARVEAMFDEIDIQAGSKNIADKMQQRLTRGEDLPGFGHHLYPDGDVRAIALLENILPQHPAWQEMIKAAHALIGHHPSVDFALVAVRRHLKLPVGAAFGLFALGRGMGWIAQALEQRATGELIRPRAAYIGPRPSQLSMQAPINLVK, from the coding sequence ATGCCTGCTTACCTGAGTTCCGCCGAAGCCGCCGCTGCGCTCGGCGTGTCGCGCCAGACCTTGTATGCCTACGTCAGCCGCGGCCTGCTGACCGCTCAATCCGACAATAAGGTGCGCGAAAGCCGTTACCTCGCAGAAGAAGTCAAACGTCTCGCCACGCAACGCACACGCGGACGCAAACCGAAAGAAGTCGCCAAGGCCACGCTCAGTTGGGGATTACCAGTCTTGGAATCCGCCATTACGCTGATCGAAGACGGGCGGCTCTACTATCGGGGCCACGACGCGGTCACGCTCGCAGCGACAAAGAGCGTAGAAGACGTCGCCGCCTTGCTGTGGAACTGCAGCACGCCGCAAGCCTTCGCTTCCAACGACGTACCAGTCCATGCCGCCACTGCCGGCATGCTCAAACACTTCAACGAACGCCGCGCCGAAGACTCGTTGCTGCCGCTGTTCACTATCGCCAGCGACGATACCGCCACCGCAGTCTGGCAAACCTCGCCGGAGCGTGTCGCAGAGGGCTGCGGCGTACTCCTGCGCCTGCTCGCGGCCAGCTTGCTCGGTACACGACCAAGTGCCGCCCCGATCCACGAGCAATGCGCCAAAGCGTGGAAGCTCGACGAGCAAGGTACGGCACTGATCCGCATGGCGCTGATCCTGTGCGCCGATCACGAACTCAATGCGTCCAGCTTCACGGCGCGCTGCGTAGCCTCCACCGGCACCAGTCTGCGCGCCTCGGTGATTGCCGGACTGGCAGCGCTCACCGGCGGCAAACACGGCGGTACGACGGCGCGTGTTGAAGCGATGTTTGATGAGATTGATATTCAAGCCGGCAGCAAAAATATTGCCGACAAAATGCAGCAGCGCCTGACGCGCGGTGAAGACCTGCCGGGTTTCGGCCACCACCTGTATCCCGATGGCGACGTGCGCGCCATCGCCTTGCTCGAAAATATCCTGCCGCAACATCCCGCGTGGCAGGAAATGATCAAGGCGGCCCACGCCCTGATCGGCCATCATCCCTCAGTCGATTTTGCATTGGTCGCCGTACGACGGCATTTGAAATTGCCGGTCGGCGCGGCGTTCGGCCTGTTTGCGCTGGGACGCGGCATGGGCTGGATCGCGCAGGCGCTGGAACAGCGTGCCACGGGCGAACTGATCAGACCGCGTGCGGCTTACATCGGCCCGCGTCCATCGCAGCTCTCCATGCAAGCACCCATAAATCTCGTAAAATAA
- a CDS encoding TolC family protein, giving the protein MNTFYPLRKLAPPLLALVLSGCASFSADGGFDAVNQTAQQRLHKQTGWSRSEQEADSVTQRVRVMLSKPLGIDDAVQIALLNNRELQASYSELGIAEADLVQAGRLPNPGFSFGRTHTGDDIKIDRSLTLSVMSLLTMPATSRIEARRFEQTKLKLADAMLRTAAMTRKAYYQSIAATQSVRYQEQVLQAAEVAHELAARMAKQGNFSRLDAAREQAFYLETSAQLTRARTQAMQENENLMRLLGLRKQDGTLQLPSRLPDLPKSAITLDNSEQVAMEQRLDVQSAKLEVAALQGSLGLTKATRFINVLDLGYIRNAESGKPAEIGYQASIEIPLFDWGGARVAKAEAIYMQAVHRLAATAVQAQSEVRSAYAVQQHAYLLARQYQDEVVPLRKRISDEYLLRYNGMLASVFELLADAREQANAVNAAIDAARDYWIADSDLQLALGGPTSSVTTSAQNKTEGKIHE; this is encoded by the coding sequence ATGAATACATTTTACCCTTTGCGGAAACTCGCACCGCCGCTGCTCGCCCTTGTGCTGAGCGGTTGTGCGAGCTTCAGCGCCGACGGCGGCTTTGACGCCGTCAACCAGACCGCTCAACAGCGGCTCCACAAACAAACCGGCTGGAGCCGTTCCGAACAGGAGGCAGACAGCGTGACACAACGCGTGCGCGTCATGCTATCCAAACCACTCGGCATCGATGATGCCGTGCAGATCGCCTTGCTCAACAATCGCGAGCTGCAAGCGTCTTACAGTGAACTCGGCATTGCCGAAGCCGATCTGGTGCAAGCCGGGCGACTGCCCAATCCCGGCTTCAGCTTCGGCCGTACGCACACCGGCGACGACATCAAGATTGACCGCAGTCTGACGCTGTCGGTGATGAGTTTGCTGACCATGCCGGCCACCTCGCGTATCGAAGCACGCCGCTTCGAGCAGACCAAACTGAAACTTGCCGACGCCATGCTGCGAACTGCCGCAATGACACGTAAGGCCTACTACCAGAGCATCGCGGCAACGCAGAGCGTGCGCTACCAAGAGCAGGTTCTTCAGGCCGCAGAAGTCGCACATGAACTGGCCGCCCGCATGGCGAAACAAGGCAATTTTTCGCGCCTGGATGCCGCACGCGAACAAGCTTTTTATCTGGAGACTTCTGCGCAACTGACACGTGCTCGCACACAGGCGATGCAAGAAAACGAGAACCTCATGCGTCTGCTGGGCCTGCGCAAGCAAGACGGCACGCTGCAATTACCATCTCGCCTTCCTGATTTGCCGAAGAGTGCCATCACGCTCGACAACAGCGAACAAGTCGCCATGGAACAGCGGCTCGACGTGCAATCGGCAAAGCTGGAAGTCGCCGCGCTGCAAGGCTCGCTCGGTCTGACCAAAGCCACACGCTTCATCAACGTGCTCGATCTTGGCTACATCCGCAATGCAGAAAGCGGCAAGCCTGCAGAAATCGGCTATCAAGCCAGCATCGAGATTCCCTTGTTCGACTGGGGTGGTGCCCGCGTCGCCAAGGCCGAGGCAATCTACATGCAGGCAGTCCATCGTCTCGCCGCCACTGCCGTGCAGGCACAGTCGGAAGTACGCAGCGCCTACGCCGTCCAACAGCATGCCTACCTGCTGGCGCGCCAATATCAGGACGAAGTGGTACCGCTGCGCAAACGCATCTCCGACGAATACCTGCTGCGCTACAACGGCATGCTGGCGAGTGTGTTCGAACTGCTGGCCGATGCACGCGAACAAGCCAACGCCGTCAACGCCGCCATTGATGCCGCACGCGATTACTGGATCGCCGACAGCGACTTGCAACTGGCGCTGGGCGGGCCGACATCAAGTGTAACGACATCGGCACAAAACAAGACTGAAGGAAAAATCCATGAGTAA
- a CDS encoding site-specific integrase, producing the protein MKCLLHYANFLEMAELEWFTFPLRKADRCLIQYRGFLIRERDAGKLMPSTVSEYMRSAISFYRWALSHGLLDVTTPLWRDKAVYVRFFDSVGFERTILRLTTDLSIPNKTHLGLRLEDGLLPVSAADREALLELAKTSSSQELYRMLALGFFTGMRLGSICDLKIQTLENAVEDPVAKGLFCINIGPGASPPVRTKFGVTGRVWIPKPLLDDLLEYANSLRRSKRQARATSENKYLVFLTRYGNPYCANDSEQSTSVNTEMVTFRRKGMQAGIKVASSFHFHQSRCTFATELATIALSTTDPINAIALVRDALLHKDEATSLKYIKFVTQTPAKQAAANEFTRAFMGINNADKFQP; encoded by the coding sequence ATGAAATGCTTGCTGCACTACGCCAATTTCCTTGAGATGGCTGAATTGGAATGGTTTACCTTCCCCTTAAGAAAGGCAGACCGATGCCTGATTCAATATAGAGGATTCCTTATCCGTGAACGGGATGCAGGAAAATTAATGCCATCCACCGTCTCGGAGTACATGCGTAGTGCGATTTCTTTTTATCGCTGGGCGTTATCTCACGGACTTTTAGACGTAACTACGCCACTTTGGCGAGACAAAGCTGTATATGTGCGTTTTTTTGACTCTGTAGGATTTGAAAGAACAATCCTTCGACTTACAACAGATTTATCGATACCAAACAAAACCCACCTTGGCCTTCGGCTTGAAGACGGATTGCTTCCCGTATCTGCAGCAGACCGAGAGGCGCTTTTGGAACTAGCTAAAACCAGCTCAAGCCAAGAGTTATATCGTATGCTCGCCTTGGGGTTCTTTACTGGAATGCGTCTAGGAAGTATTTGCGACTTAAAAATACAAACTCTTGAAAATGCAGTTGAAGACCCCGTTGCGAAAGGCCTCTTTTGCATCAATATCGGGCCTGGTGCCTCACCTCCAGTAAGAACAAAATTTGGTGTAACTGGCCGTGTGTGGATTCCCAAACCGTTGCTTGATGATCTTCTCGAGTATGCCAATAGCTTGCGTCGCTCAAAAAGACAGGCAAGAGCCACCAGCGAAAACAAATACCTCGTTTTTCTAACGAGATACGGAAATCCGTACTGCGCGAACGATTCAGAACAATCCACATCCGTTAATACAGAAATGGTGACCTTTAGACGGAAAGGAATGCAGGCAGGTATTAAGGTTGCTTCAAGCTTTCACTTTCATCAATCTCGCTGCACTTTTGCGACTGAATTGGCCACCATTGCGCTCAGCACGACAGATCCCATCAATGCGATAGCACTAGTTCGCGATGCGTTGCTTCACAAAGACGAAGCCACATCACTTAAATACATCAAATTCGTTACTCAGACGCCCGCTAAGCAAGCAGCAGCTAATGAGTTTACAAGAGCGTTCATGGGAATTAACAATGCCGATAAATTCCAGCCCTGA
- a CDS encoding site-specific integrase has product MSLQERSWELTMPINSSPEVIKIPDLDFPMVEYGKLEEPWTLLPLLYSGGSAASVKNVSSAIEKGSLGPCLLERLNLIERVHQEMTDDLIAGGSRYSAKARIRVLRVVFTWADRVGADLRLETVTENYRAWTDELLYRQLVLKEIGGHTVHSFASVFSALLSPILGREYPLIKETRIRKPRGNGKFGTSAADKVNLTETFKFGHALVDICKCLSFEAIKGRLPIEVCLHTGHSLQYWSGVPKPVASFNKKNMGPSQIRGLEEKRAIRQADNSLLARSPLVNLRIEAELLLFIAQTGMNLQQAHLLQMDAFHYTSYLDGYQVRRYKERRQGVVLFEIFSEYRVHFEEYLRWRNAWFPEQKKGLLFPSIIRGRNRTSAPGFWQIISLCQKCDIPFVRPRSLRKTRVNWLLRRMSDPLQVAEIAQHDLQTLLRQYAEPHPQLAMVEISKFHAKNASHVTPPGPGSCETPTPEPLDNIPNGAPMPDCISGGGCLFCRNHRDIDSYDHIWSLVSFRYLKSLELARFIPPENSEFPPHPAEMVIQRITQKIKFFESSSEVRSIWVKESLLCIEEESYHPSWDGFIQLSEMKGGN; this is encoded by the coding sequence ATGAGTTTACAAGAGCGTTCATGGGAATTAACAATGCCGATAAATTCCAGCCCTGAGGTCATCAAAATACCCGATTTGGACTTCCCAATGGTCGAATATGGAAAACTTGAAGAGCCGTGGACTCTTCTTCCATTGCTGTACTCAGGAGGATCTGCGGCATCAGTAAAAAATGTCTCAAGTGCTATTGAGAAGGGCAGCCTTGGTCCCTGTCTTTTGGAACGGCTCAATCTAATAGAAAGAGTTCATCAGGAGATGACTGATGACTTAATTGCCGGTGGTAGCAGATATAGTGCCAAGGCACGGATAAGAGTACTTCGTGTGGTCTTCACTTGGGCGGACAGAGTCGGTGCCGACTTGCGATTAGAGACCGTCACCGAAAACTACCGTGCATGGACAGATGAACTTTTGTATAGACAGCTTGTTCTCAAAGAAATCGGCGGGCATACAGTCCACAGTTTCGCCAGCGTTTTTTCTGCCCTCTTAAGCCCTATATTAGGGAGAGAATATCCTCTAATCAAAGAAACCAGAATACGCAAGCCAAGGGGAAATGGAAAATTTGGTACGTCCGCCGCAGACAAAGTTAATCTAACAGAAACCTTTAAATTTGGGCATGCTCTCGTCGACATTTGCAAATGCCTCTCTTTTGAAGCAATAAAAGGCCGGTTACCCATCGAGGTCTGTCTTCACACAGGACACTCACTACAATATTGGTCTGGCGTACCGAAGCCTGTTGCCTCTTTCAACAAAAAAAATATGGGCCCTTCTCAGATTCGTGGGTTGGAAGAAAAACGAGCTATTCGACAAGCAGATAATTCGCTGCTCGCGCGCTCACCTCTCGTGAACCTTCGTATCGAAGCAGAGCTACTTTTGTTCATTGCACAAACAGGTATGAATTTGCAGCAAGCACACTTGCTTCAAATGGACGCGTTTCATTACACCAGCTATCTAGATGGATACCAAGTTCGGCGATATAAAGAAAGACGCCAAGGCGTCGTTCTATTTGAGATATTCTCTGAATATCGCGTTCACTTCGAAGAGTATCTGCGTTGGCGCAATGCGTGGTTTCCGGAACAAAAAAAGGGGCTTCTGTTTCCATCCATAATCAGGGGAAGAAACCGTACTTCAGCTCCTGGATTCTGGCAAATTATCAGTCTGTGTCAGAAGTGTGATATTCCGTTTGTACGTCCCCGGTCACTGCGTAAGACGAGAGTTAACTGGCTGCTTCGCCGAATGAGTGATCCGCTGCAGGTTGCGGAGATAGCTCAGCACGATCTGCAAACACTTCTTCGGCAATATGCGGAACCCCATCCACAGCTGGCAATGGTCGAGATAAGTAAATTTCACGCAAAAAATGCCAGCCATGTCACGCCACCAGGTCCTGGAAGCTGCGAAACTCCGACGCCCGAACCACTGGACAATATACCTAATGGGGCGCCGATGCCTGACTGCATCTCCGGTGGCGGGTGTCTTTTTTGTAGAAACCATCGAGATATTGATAGCTATGATCACATATGGTCTTTAGTGAGTTTCAGATATCTAAAATCTCTCGAACTAGCCAGATTTATACCACCGGAAAACTCTGAATTTCCGCCGCACCCGGCAGAGATGGTAATACAACGAATAACTCAAAAAATTAAGTTTTTTGAAAGCAGTAGCGAGGTCCGGAGCATCTGGGTAAAAGAATCGCTTTTGTGCATTGAGGAAGAGTCATACCACCCATCTTGGGACGGTTTTATTCAATTAAGCGAAATGAAAGGTGGTAATTAG
- a CDS encoding ATP-dependent helicase: MTSAGYLYLKAAEDLRENADQWQAYESKKNCVILAGPGSGKTKTITVKIARLLAEDIRRPRRMACITYSNACVGELRSRLNRLGIEDGDGLLLSTVHSFCLTELVSPYAALAGLDASNPIVIATPAEARRFFSDAYSEQLGGVPTNSFRIACDKLRRTIPDKESDDWRASSARETMVIEAYEALLTKHGLMDFDGLVLTGLLLVEKHEWVRRAVRAKYPVIVIDEYQDLGLPLHRIVLALLRAGTRIVAVGDPDQSIYGFTGAKPSLLRALASRPQIESIRLKLNYRCADKIIAASMALLPDPESFVSHDGRAGEIVIQGLKRNVKEQAHYALGTLVPKILAANPSWTSGDIAFLYRTLNEGAPIAQAADALGLHYFRLDNGSPIKRTRLTEWLVDVAKWCAGGWETGTVFLSQLLKAWRRLRKSLTRENEFFAARKRLIATLFSLRDGGLSLHHWLSVLRRDVLDDLLREEPGLADEKDILDDLITAAAKGGALQASTVEIFGNQGKSPDLLNLMTLHSSKGLEFQAVIMLGLEKGVFPSSYDKNEEQLAEAARLFYVGVTRAKSQIHLIYDQVESPLITSIRGIG; the protein is encoded by the coding sequence ATGACTTCTGCCGGCTACCTTTATCTCAAGGCCGCGGAGGACTTGCGAGAGAACGCGGATCAGTGGCAAGCATACGAATCCAAGAAAAATTGCGTTATTTTGGCTGGACCAGGAAGCGGCAAGACTAAGACAATCACTGTAAAAATCGCACGCTTACTTGCTGAGGATATCCGTCGCCCTCGTCGAATGGCTTGCATTACCTATAGCAATGCCTGTGTGGGGGAGCTGAGGTCAAGGTTAAATAGACTTGGTATAGAGGACGGAGATGGCCTCTTGCTCTCTACCGTCCATTCCTTCTGTCTCACGGAATTAGTGTCGCCATACGCAGCATTGGCAGGCCTTGATGCTTCGAATCCGATCGTTATTGCAACACCTGCAGAGGCGAGAAGATTTTTTTCTGATGCCTATAGTGAGCAATTGGGTGGGGTTCCAACCAACTCGTTTCGAATAGCTTGCGATAAACTTCGACGTACTATTCCTGATAAAGAGAGTGACGATTGGCGCGCCTCGTCTGCGCGCGAGACTATGGTGATCGAAGCTTATGAGGCATTACTCACCAAGCACGGCTTGATGGACTTCGATGGGCTTGTTCTCACTGGTTTGCTGCTAGTTGAAAAGCACGAGTGGGTTCGTCGTGCTGTGCGGGCCAAATATCCAGTAATTGTTATTGATGAATATCAGGATCTCGGCTTACCGCTGCATCGAATTGTACTGGCGCTACTTCGTGCTGGAACTCGAATAGTCGCGGTGGGAGATCCGGATCAATCTATTTATGGATTTACTGGAGCAAAACCAAGTCTTTTACGAGCATTGGCTAGTCGGCCTCAGATCGAATCCATTAGGCTAAAGTTGAATTACCGTTGTGCAGACAAAATTATCGCTGCATCAATGGCTCTCCTACCGGATCCTGAATCTTTTGTCTCTCATGATGGACGCGCTGGCGAAATTGTCATTCAGGGGTTGAAACGCAACGTGAAAGAGCAGGCACATTATGCTTTAGGCACGCTGGTACCAAAGATACTTGCAGCCAATCCATCGTGGACTTCTGGCGATATCGCTTTTCTCTATCGAACACTTAACGAAGGAGCACCAATTGCACAAGCAGCAGACGCCCTGGGCTTGCACTACTTTCGACTAGACAACGGCTCGCCAATCAAGCGAACTCGCCTCACTGAATGGCTTGTTGACGTAGCCAAGTGGTGTGCCGGAGGTTGGGAAACAGGGACAGTATTTCTTTCTCAGTTGCTCAAAGCTTGGAGACGATTGAGAAAATCTCTCACGAGAGAAAATGAATTCTTTGCGGCGCGCAAGCGTTTAATCGCAACCTTATTCTCGTTGCGAGATGGTGGGCTTTCTCTCCATCACTGGCTTTCTGTATTACGTCGCGACGTTCTGGATGATTTACTTCGAGAAGAGCCTGGGCTTGCTGATGAAAAAGACATTCTAGATGATCTGATTACTGCAGCCGCAAAGGGCGGCGCTCTCCAGGCTTCGACCGTCGAGATATTTGGTAATCAAGGGAAAAGCCCCGATCTACTCAATTTGATGACACTACATAGCTCGAAAGGACTGGAATTTCAAGCTGTGATCATGCTGGGATTGGAGAAAGGGGTTTTCCCCAGTAGCTACGACAAGAATGAAGAGCAATTGGCGGAAGCTGCTCGACTCTTCTATGTAGGTGTAACAAGAGCTAAATCTCAGATTCACTTAATCTATGATCAAGTGGAGTCACCTTTGATTACCTCAATACGGGGAATTGGCTAA
- a CDS encoding ATP-dependent endonuclease gives MRLSRIVIKNFRNFKYLNIQLGQHAVILGENKVGKTNLLFALRLVLDPTLPDSARKLRFDDFWDGLKRPLKRDDVIEVSVEFRDFADNEDLLAVLADHLIKPDPMVARVTYRYQPAGGLEGEPRSEADYEFTIFGGDRPENSVGYELRRWMPLDLFPALRDAESDLARWSRSPLRPLLDRAAKTVNARALKEIAGEVHSTTLKIAELPQLADVVSQVNTQLTTMVGDKHAVETALGFAPTEPERLLRSLQMMIDGGRRGVAEASLGSANVLYLALKHLEHQFLVDEGERQHTFLAIEEPEAHLHPHLQRLIYRNYLQTRDEVESDSGPRSILLTTHSPNVASVAPLANIVVLRELAGDGHTIGRSLKGIKLEDNDREDLERYIDVTRGELFFSKGVILVEGDAEKFLLPTLAKLYDDDLDFDAMGITVCSIAGTNFSPYVRLLGPKGLDIPFVVLTDFDPKTEDVSQEDADPDENGTETSYGQNRVVNQIMRDLLSEDEWEKASYSEVLELAPQYGVFMNKFTFEIDLFRAGAEIIFMTAIKDLTTNKKMHGRFSDLAMFPEELDPSQFLKDIDSIGKGRMAQRLASVLLEKGSKVCPPYIKSALDYMQEKLG, from the coding sequence ATGCGACTTAGTAGGATCGTCATTAAGAATTTCAGAAACTTCAAGTATCTCAATATACAGCTGGGACAACATGCCGTAATCCTTGGTGAGAATAAGGTTGGAAAAACCAATTTATTGTTTGCGCTTCGACTTGTACTTGATCCTACGCTCCCAGATTCTGCGCGTAAGCTGCGTTTTGATGATTTTTGGGACGGGCTCAAGCGTCCGTTGAAGCGAGACGATGTCATCGAAGTGTCGGTTGAGTTTCGAGATTTTGCAGATAACGAAGATTTGCTGGCGGTGCTAGCGGACCATCTGATAAAACCAGACCCTATGGTTGCACGGGTCACATATCGCTATCAGCCAGCAGGGGGACTTGAAGGTGAGCCTCGAAGTGAGGCTGATTATGAGTTCACTATTTTTGGAGGAGATCGACCTGAGAACTCAGTTGGTTATGAACTGAGGCGATGGATGCCGCTGGATCTGTTTCCTGCCTTACGTGACGCGGAGTCTGATCTCGCGCGTTGGTCTCGATCCCCACTGCGCCCACTGCTAGACCGTGCAGCAAAGACTGTCAATGCAAGAGCGCTTAAAGAGATCGCAGGCGAAGTCCATTCGACTACTTTGAAAATTGCAGAACTTCCCCAGCTTGCGGATGTTGTGAGTCAAGTTAATACCCAGCTCACCACCATGGTGGGTGACAAGCACGCTGTTGAAACCGCGTTAGGATTTGCTCCTACGGAGCCAGAGCGTTTACTCCGTTCTCTACAAATGATGATTGACGGTGGTAGGCGTGGCGTGGCTGAAGCAAGTCTTGGCTCTGCCAATGTTTTGTATCTTGCGTTGAAGCACTTAGAGCATCAATTCTTGGTGGATGAGGGGGAGCGCCAACATACTTTCTTAGCAATCGAAGAACCCGAGGCGCATCTGCATCCTCATTTGCAACGGCTTATCTATCGAAACTATCTGCAAACGCGTGACGAAGTTGAATCCGATTCTGGTCCTCGCAGTATTCTTCTTACTACGCATTCTCCCAATGTTGCTAGTGTTGCACCACTTGCGAATATTGTAGTGCTGCGAGAGCTAGCTGGAGATGGACATACGATTGGACGATCTCTCAAAGGCATCAAGCTTGAAGATAACGATCGCGAAGATTTAGAGCGTTACATAGATGTCACCCGCGGTGAGTTGTTTTTCTCGAAAGGTGTCATCTTAGTAGAGGGCGATGCAGAAAAGTTTTTACTCCCGACGCTAGCTAAGCTATACGATGATGATCTGGATTTTGACGCGATGGGCATTACTGTCTGCTCAATTGCTGGTACCAACTTTTCGCCTTACGTGCGATTGCTGGGTCCTAAGGGACTTGATATTCCATTTGTCGTGCTGACTGATTTCGATCCCAAGACAGAAGATGTTAGCCAGGAAGATGCGGATCCAGACGAGAATGGTACTGAAACCAGCTATGGACAAAATCGTGTCGTAAATCAGATCATGAGGGATCTGTTGAGTGAAGATGAATGGGAGAAAGCGTCCTATTCGGAGGTGCTGGAGCTCGCGCCACAGTACGGTGTTTTCATGAACAAATTCACATTCGAAATCGATCTCTTCCGAGCGGGGGCGGAGATAATTTTTATGACGGCGATCAAAGATCTAACTACCAACAAAAAAATGCATGGGCGCTTTTCGGACTTAGCGATGTTTCCCGAAGAACTCGATCCGTCACAATTTCTCAAGGACATTGACTCGATAGGAAAGGGGCGAATGGCCCAAAGGCTTGCATCGGTGCTCCTGGAAAAAGGCTCCAAAGTGTGTCCGCCGTATATTAAATCTGCGCTGGACTATATGCAGGAAAAATTAGGATGA
- a CDS encoding copper-binding protein: MKNRFIAAAFAAVAFIGTASVFAADMGNMNMGKSNSAEKVAHGVGVVKDIDTKQNTIILAHQPIKELNWSAMTMAFKVSNEKLLKGVKVGDQVSFDLKGSGMSPVVTAIRPAK; this comes from the coding sequence ATGAAAAATCGTTTTATCGCTGCTGCTTTCGCTGCCGTTGCATTCATTGGCACTGCCTCAGTTTTCGCCGCAGACATGGGAAACATGAACATGGGTAAGAGTAACTCGGCTGAGAAGGTTGCTCACGGCGTTGGCGTCGTCAAAGATATTGATACCAAACAAAACACCATCATTCTTGCCCATCAACCTATCAAGGAATTGAACTGGTCGGCGATGACCATGGCTTTCAAAGTATCGAATGAGAAGTTGCTCAAGGGTGTCAAAGTCGGCGATCAAGTGTCGTTTGATCTGAAGGGAAGCGGTATGTCGCCGGTGGTGACGGCCATTCGCCCGGCCAAGTAG